AGGCCATGGGCAATCATGCAGTCTACGTCACCGCTGAGGGTCTCAAGAAGCTAGAGGATGAGCTCGAGCATCTGCGAACCGTCAAGCGGGCAGAGGTCGCCCAGCGGTTGCACGAAGCGATGGAAGGCGGCGAGCTGATCGAAAACGCCGAATACGAGGCTGCCAAGAACGAGCAGGCTTTTGTCGAAGGCCGCATCCTGGAGCTCGAGCACATGCTGGGCCAGGCGAAAGTCATCGAACCGGGCGAGTCGACCGGCGCCATACGGATCGGCAATACCGTGACGGTCCGGGAGAACGCCGGCTCTCCGGAAACCTACACGATCGTCGGGTCGGCCGAGGCCAACCCGACACAGGGGCTGATCTCAAACGAGTCGCCTCTCGGCCAGGCCTTGCTGGACCACCGCGTCGACGACGAGGTCGAGGTCCACGCACCGGCCGGAGCGCTGCGCTACAAGATCCTGGACATCAAGTAGTCGGCGGTCGTGGGCGAGCCCCGCCTCAGCCAGGCTGGGCGGGGCTCTTTTTGATTGGCCGCGGCGGCGACCCAGGCCGAGGATGAGGACGGCGGACGATGGCGGACCTGAATGAGCTCGAGCGAATTCGCGCCGCTAAGATCGAGGGCCTGCGCCAGGCTGGCCTCGAGGCCTACCCTGCTCGGGCGCAGCGCACCCACACCACCCGCCAAGCCCTGGCCGCCTTCGAAGACCAGGGCGACCTCACCGGGGCGGTGACCGTGGTCGGCCGGCTGCGCTCGATGCGCAGCATGGGCAAGACCACCTTCTGTCACATCGAGGACGGACACGGCCGGTTGCAGTTGTACTTCCGGGTGGATGACCTCGGCCAGGAGCGGCTGAACGCACTCAACGACCTGTTCGACCTGGGGGACTTCGTCCAGGCCTCGGGCGCTCTGTTTCGGACGCGAACTGGAGAGATTACGCTGCATGTGACCGACTTCCACATGCTGGCCAAGGCAGTGTCTCCCCTGCCCGCCTCCAAGGAAGAGCTGGTCGACGGGACGCGCCTCGTGCACTCGGCCTTCGACAACCCGGAGGCCCGCTACCGTCAACGCTATGCTGACCTGGCGGTGAATCCCGAGGTTCGAGATCTCTTCGCTACCCGAGCAGGCGTGGTGCGGGCGCTGCGTGAATTCCTGGACAGCCTCGGATTCATCGAAGTCGAAACGCCGGTGCTCCAGCCGCTGTACGGTGGGGCCGCAGCCCAGCCGTTCGTTACGCACCACAATCAGCTTCACCAGGACCTGTATCTGCGGATCTCCTTCGAGCTGTACCTCAAGCGGCTGCTGGTGGGTGGCTTCGAGCGTGTATACGAAATCGGCCGCGACTTCCGCAATGAAGGTGTCTCCTTCAAGCACAACCCTGAATTCACCCAGCTCGAGTTCTACATGGCGTACGCTGACTACCTGCAGGTGATGGATGTCACGGAGCAGATGGTGGCCCACGCCGCTCAGCAAGCTACTGGCTCTACAACCATCGTGTACGACGGGCACACGATCAACCTCGCCCCGCCCTGGAAGCGCATGACCCTGCGCCAGGCCATTCGCGAACACAGCGGGATCGACA
This sequence is a window from Anaerolineales bacterium. Protein-coding genes within it:
- the greA gene encoding transcription elongation factor GreA, encoding MGNHAVYVTAEGLKKLEDELEHLRTVKRAEVAQRLHEAMEGGELIENAEYEAAKNEQAFVEGRILELEHMLGQAKVIEPGESTGAIRIGNTVTVRENAGSPETYTIVGSAEANPTQGLISNESPLGQALLDHRVDDEVEVHAPAGALRYKILDIK
- a CDS encoding OB-fold nucleic acid binding domain-containing protein, translating into MADLNELERIRAAKIEGLRQAGLEAYPARAQRTHTTRQALAAFEDQGDLTGAVTVVGRLRSMRSMGKTTFCHIEDGHGRLQLYFRVDDLGQERLNALNDLFDLGDFVQASGALFRTRTGEITLHVTDFHMLAKAVSPLPASKEELVDGTRLVHSAFDNPEARYRQRYADLAVNPEVRDLFATRAGVVRALREFLDSLGFIEVETPVLQPLYGGAAAQPFVTHHNQLHQDLYLRISFELYLKRLLVGGFERVYEIGRDFRNEGVSFKHNPEFTQLEFYMAYADYLQVMDVTEQMVAHAAQQATGSTTIVYDGHTINLAPPWKRMTLRQAIREHSGIDIAEHPDADSLRLAMAAHGHEPAADSTRGKLIDSLLAH